From Arcobacter sp. CECT 8983, the proteins below share one genomic window:
- a CDS encoding GGDEF domain-containing protein, whose product MDSTKKITKLTLESLKDKDLESTPINYEKEFLEQAKTIDKELYEELLQKNILSELNYFIECLPEIISPSINFNNDEKINSFLEKVNKNPKKLLNKTSIEELKEITKERVKADREVLKNKTDDIIKLSNLMEKYFDKTILESTNSSEKFDVIKNELKDLNISNASYRELGQLQSKLINTIYSIEHSMQNNRVELNESKEQFDSLNKKIEELQKELAVVKQEKSTDFLTSVLNRRAYEEEVEKIEKKHEAFESNYAIVFYDIDHFKQINDTYGHTCGDTVLKTFGKILKSLTRKEDVIARYGGEEFLALINYEEEKELYKYIKRVKNLITTTKFKYKDIRIHVEFSAGVSFRANYTNYIDAKKKSDDLLYQAKKEGRNKVIFDNGVIL is encoded by the coding sequence TTGGATAGTACTAAAAAAATCACTAAACTTACCTTAGAATCATTAAAAGACAAAGATTTAGAATCTACTCCTATTAACTATGAAAAGGAGTTTCTAGAGCAAGCTAAGACTATAGATAAAGAGTTATATGAAGAGCTATTGCAAAAAAATATTCTTTCAGAGTTAAACTATTTTATTGAATGCTTACCAGAAATAATATCGCCATCAATTAATTTTAACAATGATGAGAAAATAAACTCATTTTTAGAAAAAGTTAATAAAAATCCTAAAAAGCTTTTAAACAAAACCTCTATTGAAGAGTTAAAAGAGATTACAAAAGAAAGAGTTAAAGCAGATAGAGAAGTTTTAAAAAATAAAACAGATGATATTATCAAGCTTAGTAACCTTATGGAAAAGTATTTTGATAAAACTATTTTAGAAAGTACAAACTCTAGTGAAAAATTTGATGTAATAAAAAACGAATTAAAAGATTTAAATATTTCAAATGCTTCATATAGAGAATTAGGACAACTTCAATCAAAACTTATAAATACAATTTACAGTATTGAACACTCTATGCAAAACAATAGAGTTGAACTAAATGAAAGCAAAGAACAGTTTGATTCATTAAATAAAAAGATTGAAGAGTTGCAAAAAGAGTTAGCAGTTGTAAAACAAGAAAAATCAACTGACTTTTTAACTTCTGTTCTAAATAGAAGAGCTTATGAAGAAGAAGTTGAAAAAATAGAAAAAAAACATGAGGCCTTTGAATCAAACTATGCAATTGTATTTTATGATATTGATCACTTCAAACAAATCAATGATACTTATGGACACACTTGTGGAGATACAGTATTAAAAACTTTTGGAAAAATATTAAAAAGCCTTACAAGAAAAGAAGATGTAATAGCAAGATATGGTGGTGAAGAGTTCTTAGCTTTAATTAACTATGAAGAAGAAAAAGAATTATATAAATACATAAAAAGAGTAAAAAACTTAATCACTACTACAAAATTTAAATACAAAGATATAAGAATTCATGTTGAATTTAGTGCGGGTGTTAGTTTTAGAGCAAACTACACAAACTATATAGATGCTAAGAAAAAATCAGATGATTTACTTTATCAAGCAAAAAAAGAAGGAAGAAACAAAGTTATCTTTGATAATGGTGTAATTCTTTAA